From a region of the Triticum aestivum cultivar Chinese Spring chromosome 7D, IWGSC CS RefSeq v2.1, whole genome shotgun sequence genome:
- the LOC123167281 gene encoding uncharacterized protein — protein sequence MASGGGGGRRRAKGKKKKKTKYLSLSRHLTKAVEVHRPAESPSVEDSVPPPSALPSPSTEEAVEDGCGHEQQQLEPFALHPEAPSTLFAAAPSLTDILGVSSPSFSGGGEGGSPSCTPSPDASAGTAGGEEDLARRALRGRERWVYCRSSSSSPSAATATTTTSSSCSSAASTGAASARSPLLKLDYDEILAAWAGRGSLYIGGTAGHVTPKLELDSEVFVDVAPPPQAATWSSPEVSGRAERVRRYKEKRHARLFSKRIRYEVRRLNAVRRPRLKGRFIKENEGVAMAD from the exons atggccagcggcggcggcggcggccggcggcgggccaaggggaagaagaagaagaagaccaagtacCTCAGCCTCAGCCGCCACCTCACCAAGGCGGTGGAGGTCCACAGGCCTGCTGAATCTCCGTCGGTGGAGGATTCCGTGCCGCCACCCTCGGCGTTGCCGTCCCCGTCcacggaggaggcggtggaggatgGATGCGGGCACGAGCAGCAGCAGCTGGAGCCGTTCGCGCTGCATCCTGAGGCGCCGTCGACTCTCTTCGCGGCGGCGCCGTCGCTGACTGACATCCTCGGCGTGTCCTCCCCCTCCTTttccggcggcggcgaagggggTTCGCCCTCGTGCACCCCCTCCCCGGACGCCTCCGCGGGGACTGCTGGCGGGGAGGAGGACCTTGCGCGGCGCGCGCTCCGGGGGAGGGAGCGGTGGGTGTACTGCAGGAGCAGCTCCTCTTCGCCGAGCGCGGCCACTGCGACGACCACCACGTCATCCTCGTGCTCGTCGGCCGCGAGCACGGGCGCCGCCTCCGCGCGGTCGCCGCTGCTCAAGCTGGACTACGACGAGATCCTGGCCGCCTGGGCGGGCCGCGGGTCCCTCTACATCGGCGGCACCGCGGGCCACGTCACACCCAAACTGGAGCTCGATTCT GAGGTGTTCGTGGATGTGGCGCCGCCGCCGCaggcggcgacgtggagctcgccGGAGGTGTCCGGGAGGGCGGAGCGGGTGAGGCGGTATAAGGAGAAGCGACATGCCCGGCTGTTCTCCAAGCGGATCCGGTACGAGGTTCGCCGGCTCAATGCCGTCAGGCGGCCGCGCTTGAAG GGTCGTTTCATCAAGGAAAACGAAGGTGTTGCAATGGCCGATTGA